From one Brachypodium distachyon strain Bd21 chromosome 4, Brachypodium_distachyon_v3.0, whole genome shotgun sequence genomic stretch:
- the LOC100838642 gene encoding alpha-ketoglutarate-dependent dioxygenase alkB: protein MYGETEPATAAERTAFRQAEKQYKLYKPSNPKGRSSSRRKPTGGGGDGDLSAVVDFHELLAGVSELPAGIGRCDSAGFVKPVFCFLDRPGFYFIPGALSTEEQCYWIRESLKTFPQPPNRTNLTAMYGQISDLLYAAENQKIFVEVEGSDGQERKEQGNDGEKTRCKIFKFVADSEIQKGETRKSIAAATLVRKLRWSTLGLQFDWSKRNYDVLLPHNKIPDHLATLAKKMAIPAMPSGEEFNAEAAIVNYYGPSDMLGGHVDDMEADWTKPIVSISLGCKCIFLLGGKTRDEAPRAMFLRSGDIVLMAGEARERFHGVPRIFTESDQQEILAVVSQLSGDDDRFISDYIRNSRININIRQVY, encoded by the exons ATGTACGGCGAAACCGagcccgccaccgccgcggaGCGCACTGCGTTCCGGCAAGCCGAGAAGCAGTATAAGCTCTACAAGCCGTCCAACCCGAAGGGCAGGTCCAGCTCCAG GAGAAAGCCaaccggtggcggcggagacggggaccTGTCTGCGGTAGTCGACTTCCACGAGCTGCTTGCTGGCGTTAGCGAGCTGCCCGCTGGGATCGGGAGGTGCGACTCCGCCGGCTTCGTCAAGCCCGTGTTCTGCTTCCTGGATCGGCCAG GATTCTATTTCATTCCTGGCGCTCTTTCTACTGAGGAACAATGCTATTGGATTAGGGAAAGCTTGAAAACATTTCCACAGCCTCCTAATAGAACAAACTTGACTGCTATGTATGGACAAATTTCGGACTTGCTCTATGCTGCTGAAAATCAAAAGATTTTTGTTGAAGTGGAAGGTTCTGATGGCCAGGAAAGAAAGGAGCAAGGTAATGATGGGGAGAAGACACGTtgcaaaatattcaaatttgtgGCAGACTCGGAGATCCAAAAGGGGGAAACACGCAAGTCAATTGCAGCTGCTACTCTTGTACGCAAGCTTCGGTGGAGCACCCTTGGCTTGCAGTTTGATTGGTCAAAA CGTAACTATGATGTATTACTTCCACATAACAAGATTCCAGATCACCTTGCTACTCTAGCAAAAAAGATGGCCATTCCAGCCATGCCTTCTGGAGAAGAATTCAATGCAGAAGCCGCCATCGTGAACTACTATGGTCCAA GTGACATGCTTGGTGGCCATGTTGATGACATGGAAGCAGACTGGACAAAACCTATTGTAAGCATAAG TTTGGGTTGCaagtgcatttttcttcttggagGAAAAACGAGAGATGAAGCTCCAAGAGCAATGTTCCTGCGAAGTGGTGATATTGTACTGATGGCTGGGGAAGCACGAGAACGCTTCCAtg GTGTTCCACGGATCTTCACAGAAAGTGACCAGCAAGAAATCCTTGCAGTTGTATCACAACTATCTGGTGACGATGACCGCTTTATCTCGGACTACATTCGTAATTCAAGGATAAATATCAACATAAGACAAGTATACTGA
- the LOC100833309 gene encoding pentatricopeptide repeat-containing protein At3g46610 isoform X1, producing MAAFVNCDFVRLCFPVLLKTCGWEKQIALSGSLLSAATIFRTPRRPATCQWLPPSPSFTPPPVTSPALAVHKTPPTRAHPPSSSPTRRRPGRPAAPARSPPRIPQFAIGGGGGGNGRRRGAGVDVAAIAGALRDAKTADDVESLVKDFLGGDEERLPLKVYTTVIRGLGKEKRLDATFAVVEYLKRREGSSVNQFVYNCLLGAVKSCGEFGRIGDVLTDMEAQGVSPSIVTFNTLMSIYVEQGKIDDVFRVYHDIDARGLVPTAATYSTVMSAYKSAGDAYAALKFFVKLRERYKNGELTGNPADWEPEFVKYEKLAVRVCHIAMRRSLAGGNNPATAALKVLLAMDEAGVRPDRSYYERLVWACMGEEHYTIAKELYQRIRECDGGISLSVCNHLIWLMGKAKKWWAALEIYEDLLEKGPQPNNLSYELIMSHFNILLNAAKRRGIWRWGVRLLDKMQEKGLKPGSREWNSVLLACSRAAETSAAVNIFKRMIDEGLKPDVVSYGALLSALEKGKLYDEALRVWKHMLKVGIDPNLHAYTILVSIYIGKGNHDMVDTVLRDMLYAKIEPTVVTFNAIISACARNKKGGAAFEWFHRMKMQNIEPDEITYQVLIEALVQDGKPKLAYEMYIRACNQGLKLSAKSYDTVIDACQAYGSLIDLTNLGLRPTTEVDPLR from the exons ATGGCTGCatttgtgaattgtgatttTGTCAGACTCTGCTTCCCGGTGCTCCTGAAAACTTGTGGCTGGGAGAAACAGATAGCCCTCTCCGGCTCTCTACTTTCCGCGGCCACCATCTTCCGGACACCGAGGCGGCCGGCCACCTGCCAATGGCTTCCTCCCTCGCCGTCTTTCACCCCGCCGCCGGTCACCTCCCCTGCCCTCGCCGTCCACAAAACCCCGCCTACCCGCGCTCaccccccttcctcctcccccacccgCCGGCGTCCGGGCCGCCCCGCCGCTCCCGCACGTTCGCCGCCGAG GATTCCGCAGTTTGCaatcgggggcggcggcggcggcaacggcagGAGGAGGGGAGCGGGCGTCGACGTCGccgcgatcgccggggcgctGCGAGACGCGAAGACGGCCGACGATGTGGAGTCCTTGGTGAAGGACTTCCTCGGCGGTGACGAAGAGCGCTTGCCCCTCAAGGTTTACACCACGGTGATAAGGGGGCTCGGCAAGGAGAAGCGTCTTGACGCCACCTTTGCCGTCGTGGAGTATCTGAAGAGAAGGGAGGGCAGCAGCGTCAACCAGTTCGTGTACAACTGCCTGCTAGGCGCGGTTAAGAGCTGTGGGGAATTTGGGAGGATTGGGGATGTTCTCACAGACATGGAGGCACAGGGCGTTTCCCCGAGCATTGTGACCTTCAACACTCTTATGTCCATTTATGTTGAGCAAGGCAAGATTGATGATGTCTTCAGGGTGTACCATGACATCGATGCCCGTGGGCTGGTGCCGACCGCCGCGACGTACTCGACGGTCATGTCCGCCTACAAGAGTGCCGGTGATGCGTATGCCGCCCTCAAGTTCTTTGTGAAGCTCAGGGAGAGGTACAAGAATGGCGAGCTGACGGGGAATCCTGCAGATTGGGAGCCAGAGTTTGTTAAGTATGAGAAGCTGGCTGTTCGCGTATGTCATATCGCGATGCGGCGGTCACTTGCAGGTGGGAATAATCCAGCCACTGCGGCATTGAAGGTTCTTCTTGCCATGGATGAAGCTGGGGTGAGGCCAGACAGGAGCTATTACGAGCGTCTCGTGTGGGCGTGCATGGGAGAGGAGCATTACACCATTGCCAAGGAGCTGTACCAGAGAATACGTGAGTGCGATGGGGGGATCAGCTTGTCAGTATGCAACCATCTGATTTGGTTGAtgggcaaggccaagaagtGGTGGGCAGCTCTCGAGATCTACGAGGATTTGTTGGAGAAAGGCCCACAGCCGAACAATTTGTCATACGAGCTGATCATGTCTCATTTCAACATCCTACTCAATGCTGCCAAGAGAAGGGGCATTTGGAGGTGGGGTGTTAGGCTGCTGGACAAGATGCAAGAGAAGGGCCTGAAGCCCGGAAGTAGAGAATGGAACTCTGTCCTTCTTGCGTGTTCTAGAGCAGCCGAAACATCTGCTGCTGTGAATATTTTCAAGAGGATGATAGATGAGGGATTAAAACCAGATGTTGTCTCCTATGGAGCATTGCTCAGTGCACTTGAAAAAGGCAAGTTGTATGATGAGGCGCTAAGAGTCTGGAAGCACATGCTAAAAGTCGGTATTGACCCAAATCTGCACGCATATACAATCTTGGTGTCCATTTACATTGGCAAGGGCAACCATGATATGGTAGATACTGTTCTTCGCGACATGTTGTATGCAAAGATAGAACCAACTGTTGTGACCTTCAACGCGATAATCAGTGCTTGCGCGAGGAACAAGAAGGGCGGCGCTGCATTTGAGTGGTTCCACAGGATGAAAATGCAGAATATTGAGCCAGATGAGATTACGTATCAGGTGTTGATTGAAGCTCTTGTACAAGATGGTAAACCGAAACTTGCCTATGAGATGTACATCAGGGCTTGCAACCAAGGGCTCAAGCTTTCCGCAAAATCATATGACACTGTAATTGATGCATGCCAAGCTTATGGTTCCCTTATTGATCTAACTAATTTGGGTCTTCGCCCTACAACAGAAGTGGATCCACTGAGATaa
- the LOC100833309 gene encoding pentatricopeptide repeat-containing protein At3g46610 isoform X2, with amino-acid sequence MASSLAVFHPAAGHLPCPRRPQNPAYPRSPPFLLPHPPASGPPRRSRTFAAEFAIGGGGGGNGRRRGAGVDVAAIAGALRDAKTADDVESLVKDFLGGDEERLPLKVYTTVIRGLGKEKRLDATFAVVEYLKRREGSSVNQFVYNCLLGAVKSCGEFGRIGDVLTDMEAQGVSPSIVTFNTLMSIYVEQGKIDDVFRVYHDIDARGLVPTAATYSTVMSAYKSAGDAYAALKFFVKLRERYKNGELTGNPADWEPEFVKYEKLAVRVCHIAMRRSLAGGNNPATAALKVLLAMDEAGVRPDRSYYERLVWACMGEEHYTIAKELYQRIRECDGGISLSVCNHLIWLMGKAKKWWAALEIYEDLLEKGPQPNNLSYELIMSHFNILLNAAKRRGIWRWGVRLLDKMQEKGLKPGSREWNSVLLACSRAAETSAAVNIFKRMIDEGLKPDVVSYGALLSALEKGKLYDEALRVWKHMLKVGIDPNLHAYTILVSIYIGKGNHDMVDTVLRDMLYAKIEPTVVTFNAIISACARNKKGGAAFEWFHRMKMQNIEPDEITYQVLIEALVQDGKPKLAYEMYIRACNQGLKLSAKSYDTVIDACQAYGSLIDLTNLGLRPTTEVDPLR; translated from the exons ATGGCTTCCTCCCTCGCCGTCTTTCACCCCGCCGCCGGTCACCTCCCCTGCCCTCGCCGTCCACAAAACCCCGCCTACCCGCGCTCaccccccttcctcctcccccacccgCCGGCGTCCGGGCCGCCCCGCCGCTCCCGCACGTTCGCCGCCGAG TTTGCaatcgggggcggcggcggcggcaacggcagGAGGAGGGGAGCGGGCGTCGACGTCGccgcgatcgccggggcgctGCGAGACGCGAAGACGGCCGACGATGTGGAGTCCTTGGTGAAGGACTTCCTCGGCGGTGACGAAGAGCGCTTGCCCCTCAAGGTTTACACCACGGTGATAAGGGGGCTCGGCAAGGAGAAGCGTCTTGACGCCACCTTTGCCGTCGTGGAGTATCTGAAGAGAAGGGAGGGCAGCAGCGTCAACCAGTTCGTGTACAACTGCCTGCTAGGCGCGGTTAAGAGCTGTGGGGAATTTGGGAGGATTGGGGATGTTCTCACAGACATGGAGGCACAGGGCGTTTCCCCGAGCATTGTGACCTTCAACACTCTTATGTCCATTTATGTTGAGCAAGGCAAGATTGATGATGTCTTCAGGGTGTACCATGACATCGATGCCCGTGGGCTGGTGCCGACCGCCGCGACGTACTCGACGGTCATGTCCGCCTACAAGAGTGCCGGTGATGCGTATGCCGCCCTCAAGTTCTTTGTGAAGCTCAGGGAGAGGTACAAGAATGGCGAGCTGACGGGGAATCCTGCAGATTGGGAGCCAGAGTTTGTTAAGTATGAGAAGCTGGCTGTTCGCGTATGTCATATCGCGATGCGGCGGTCACTTGCAGGTGGGAATAATCCAGCCACTGCGGCATTGAAGGTTCTTCTTGCCATGGATGAAGCTGGGGTGAGGCCAGACAGGAGCTATTACGAGCGTCTCGTGTGGGCGTGCATGGGAGAGGAGCATTACACCATTGCCAAGGAGCTGTACCAGAGAATACGTGAGTGCGATGGGGGGATCAGCTTGTCAGTATGCAACCATCTGATTTGGTTGAtgggcaaggccaagaagtGGTGGGCAGCTCTCGAGATCTACGAGGATTTGTTGGAGAAAGGCCCACAGCCGAACAATTTGTCATACGAGCTGATCATGTCTCATTTCAACATCCTACTCAATGCTGCCAAGAGAAGGGGCATTTGGAGGTGGGGTGTTAGGCTGCTGGACAAGATGCAAGAGAAGGGCCTGAAGCCCGGAAGTAGAGAATGGAACTCTGTCCTTCTTGCGTGTTCTAGAGCAGCCGAAACATCTGCTGCTGTGAATATTTTCAAGAGGATGATAGATGAGGGATTAAAACCAGATGTTGTCTCCTATGGAGCATTGCTCAGTGCACTTGAAAAAGGCAAGTTGTATGATGAGGCGCTAAGAGTCTGGAAGCACATGCTAAAAGTCGGTATTGACCCAAATCTGCACGCATATACAATCTTGGTGTCCATTTACATTGGCAAGGGCAACCATGATATGGTAGATACTGTTCTTCGCGACATGTTGTATGCAAAGATAGAACCAACTGTTGTGACCTTCAACGCGATAATCAGTGCTTGCGCGAGGAACAAGAAGGGCGGCGCTGCATTTGAGTGGTTCCACAGGATGAAAATGCAGAATATTGAGCCAGATGAGATTACGTATCAGGTGTTGATTGAAGCTCTTGTACAAGATGGTAAACCGAAACTTGCCTATGAGATGTACATCAGGGCTTGCAACCAAGGGCTCAAGCTTTCCGCAAAATCATATGACACTGTAATTGATGCATGCCAAGCTTATGGTTCCCTTATTGATCTAACTAATTTGGGTCTTCGCCCTACAACAGAAGTGGATCCACTGAGATaa
- the LOC100839151 gene encoding protein RETICULATA-RELATED 1, chloroplastic yields MASLAAFHPTLPHAPAPAPAHRQPSHPNPTTGLLRLLPSRRRHRAPRRRGFGLAISACSSPAPSPSAAGRGDRCEATSSLERCLAASAPSAAAPAAAPPHAPPSMKGGKQYGAFGAVTLEKAKLDLSQRRKKIMPELATGGGGGDIGKRIGHGGGDGGDDDGDDDDYFDDFDDGEEDDGGLFRRRIVIQELFNREFIDAVMQEWCKTLSNLPAGLRQAYEMGLVSSAQMARFLSMFSRPTHTRSFSRALPGWLSRDLVGRTLADPSFPHKMAFEFMATFISSVWWEMNIRKERFEQEWDLAVVNALTASCCNLMVVGLLAPCRSYGSTSRFDFQNAIEKLPNNIFEKSYPLREFDLQKRISAFLYKAAELSLVGVVAGSIQGGLSKALSARKESRLSVTIPSVSTNALGYGAFLGLYANLRYQLMCGLDQYTVKRFDVLGVAIFFGTALRLMNIQIGEASRRTWLGEEADPQYSDRLLRAYNRPIEVANTVGEQESRWFISKDAVVSGLGLLGIKQGGPEAQLSKPRRKRVVRKKVASG; encoded by the exons ATGGCGTCCCTCGCCGCCTTCCACCCTACCCTTCCCcacgcccccgcccccgcccccgctcACCGCCAGCCCTCCCACCCCAACCCCACCAcgggcctcctccgcctcctcccctcgcgccgccgccatcgtgcCCCGCGCCGGCGAGGGTTCGGCCTCGCCATCTCCGcctgctcctcccccgccccgTCACCCTCGGCCGCCGGACGAGGCGACCGCTGCGAAGCCACCTCCTCGCTCGAGCGATGCCTCGCGGCGTCCGCCCCCAGCGCGGCggcacccgccgccgctccccccCACGCCCCGCCGTCAATGAAGGGGGGAAAGCAGTACGGCGCGTTCGGCGCCGTCACGCTCGAGAAGGCAAAGCTTGACCTATCCCAGCGCCGGAAGAAAATCATGCCCGAG CTGGCgacaggtggtggtggtggagataTTGGAAAAAGAATTGgccatggtggtggtgatggtggagatgatgatggagaCGATGACGATTACTTCGATGATTTTGATGATggagaggaagacgacggcggGCTTTTTAGGAGAAGAATTGTTATACAGGAG CTTTTCAATAGAGAGTTCATAGATGCTGTAATGCAAGAGTGGTGCAAAACGCTGAGTAATTTACCTGCTGGTCTCCGCCAAGCTTACGAGATG GGTTTGGTAAGTTCTGCTCAGATGGCACGGTTCTTGTCAATGTTTTCAAGGCCTACACATACTCGGTCCTTTTCACGAGCTCTACCGGGATGGTTATCCAGAGATCTTGTTGGAAG AACACTTGCAGATCCATCATTCCCACATAAGATGGCTTTTGAATTCATGGCAACTTTTATTTCTTCTGTTTGGTGGGAGATGAACATTCGTAAGGAGAG GTTTGAGCAGGAGTGGGATTTGGCAGTTGTCAATGCTTTGACTGCGTCATGTTGCAACCTGATGGTTGTTGGTCTCCTGGCACCATGCCGTTCCTATGGGAGTACATCCCGGTTTGACTTCCAGAATGCTATTGAGAAACTTCCTAACAACATATTTGAGAAGAGTTATCCTCTGAGAGAGTTTGATCTGCAGAAACGAATTAGTGCATTCCTTTACAAAGCTGCTGAGCTTAGCCTGGTTGGGGTAGTTGCTGGCTCTATTCAAGGTGGTCTATCAAAAGCCCTGTCCGCAAGGAAGGAGAGCAG GTTATCGGTGACAATTCCTTCTGTCAGCACTAATGCCCTTGGTTATGGAGCTTTTCTAGGACTATATGCAAACTTGCGATATCAATTAATGTGTGGACTAGATCAGTATACGGTCAAGCGGTTTGATGTTCTTGGTGTGGCGATCTTCTTTGGTACAGCACTAAG ATTGATGAACATTCAGATTGGTGAAGCATCGAGACGCACATGGCTTGGAGAGGAAGCTGATCCACAGTACTCGGATCGATTGCTGAGGGCATACAACAGACCAATCGAGGTGGCTAATACTGTGGGTGAACAAGAGTCAAGGTGGTTTATATCCAAGGATGCAGTCGTGTCTGGCCTTGGTCTTCTTGGCATCAAGCAGGGTGGACCTGAGGCACAGCTATCAAAGCCCCGGCGAAAGAGAGTTGTCCGAAAGAAAGTCGCCTCAGGTTGA
- the LOC100839762 gene encoding DNA-(apurinic or apyrimidinic site) lyase isoform X1, with the protein MKRFFQPVPKEGSPAKRRPSEVVASDCVDGPAATAAGAGGEGAPGQEPRRFMTWNANSLLLRMKSDWPAFCQFVSRLDPDVICVQEVRMPAAGSKGAPKNPSELKDDTSSSREEKQIVLRALSSSPFKDYRVWWSLSDSKYAGTAVFVKKMFEPKKVSFNLDRTSSKHESDGRVIIVEFESLLLLNTYAPNNGWKEEENSFQRRRKWDKRMFEFVQQVDKPFIWCGDLNVSHEEIDVSHPDFFSSAKLNGYIPPNKEDCGQPGFTLAERQRFGNILSQGKLVDAYRHLHKEKDMECGFSWSGNPIGKYRGKRMRIDYFIVSERLKDRLVSCEIHGHGIELEGFYGSDHCPVSLELSKDAAEAPGSQNSS; encoded by the exons atgaAGCGCTTCTTCCAACCCGTGCCTAAGGAAGGCTCCCCCGCCAAGAGGAGGCCCTCAGAGGTCGTCGCCTCCGACTGCGTCGAtggccccgccgccaccgcggccggcgccggtggggaGGGGGCTCCCGGCCAGGAGCCGCGCAGGTTCATGACGTGGAACGCCAACAGCCTTCTCCTCCGGATGAAGAGCGACTGGCCTGCGTTCTGCCAGTTCGTCTCCCGCCTCGACCCCGACGTCATCTGCGTCCAG GAAGTGCGGATGCCGGCAGCCGGTTCCAAAGGGGCACCAAAAAATCCTAGTGAGCTAAAAGATGACACAAGCTCGTCACGCGAAGAGAAACAG ATAGTGCTGCGTGCTTTGTCGAGTTCACCTTTCAAAGACTACCGTGTCTGGTGGTCTCTTTCAGATTCCAAATATGCAGGCACAGCTGTGTTTGTAAAGAAGATGTTTGAGCCAAAGAAAGTGTCATTCAACTTGGATAGAACAT CTTCCAAGCATGAATCGGACGGTCGTGTCATCATTGTAGAATTTGAATCATTGCTGTTACTAAACACATATGCTCCAAATAATGGGTGGAAAGAGGAGGAAAATTCAtttcaaagaagaagaaagtggGATAAGAGAATGTTCGAGTTTGTTCAACAAGTAGACAAGCCCTTCATCTGGTGTGGAGACTTGAATGTCAG CcatgaagaaatcgacgtcAGCCATCCTGACTTTTTTAGCAGTGCTAAGCTCAATGGATATATTCCTCCAAATAAAGAG GACTGTGGGCAGCCAGGATTCACTCTTGCAGAAAGACAGCGGTTTGGCAATATATTGTCCCA GGGAAAGCTAGTAGATGCTTACAGACACCTGCACAAAGAAAAAGACATGGAATGTGGTTTCTCTTGGTCTGGGAATCCTATTGGCAA GTACCGGGGAAAGAGAATGCGGATTGATTATTTCATCGTTTCAGAACGGTTGAAGGACAGATTAGTTTCATGTGAAATCCATGGTCATGGAATTGAACTCGAAG GATTTTATGGAAGTGATCACTGTCCTGTTTCACTTGAGCTCTCCAAAGACGCAGCGGAAGCACCAGGATCCCAAAACTCCAGCTAA
- the LOC100839762 gene encoding DNA-(apurinic or apyrimidinic site) lyase isoform X2, whose product MKRFFQPVPKEGSPAKRRPSEVVASDCVDGPAATAAGAGGEGAPGQEPRRFMTWNANSLLLRMKSDWPAFCQFVSRLDPDVICVQEVRMPAAGSKGAPKNPSELKDDTSSSREEKQIVLRALSSSPFKDYRVWWSLSDSKYAGTAVFVKKMFEPKKVSFNLDRTSSKHESDGRVIIVEFESLLLLNTYAPNNGWKEEENSFQRRRKWDKRMFEFVQQVDKPFIWCGDLNVSHEEIDVSHPDFFSSAKLNGYIPPNKEDCGQPGFTLAERQRFGNILSQETVLAAVSGLSQEEF is encoded by the exons atgaAGCGCTTCTTCCAACCCGTGCCTAAGGAAGGCTCCCCCGCCAAGAGGAGGCCCTCAGAGGTCGTCGCCTCCGACTGCGTCGAtggccccgccgccaccgcggccggcgccggtggggaGGGGGCTCCCGGCCAGGAGCCGCGCAGGTTCATGACGTGGAACGCCAACAGCCTTCTCCTCCGGATGAAGAGCGACTGGCCTGCGTTCTGCCAGTTCGTCTCCCGCCTCGACCCCGACGTCATCTGCGTCCAG GAAGTGCGGATGCCGGCAGCCGGTTCCAAAGGGGCACCAAAAAATCCTAGTGAGCTAAAAGATGACACAAGCTCGTCACGCGAAGAGAAACAG ATAGTGCTGCGTGCTTTGTCGAGTTCACCTTTCAAAGACTACCGTGTCTGGTGGTCTCTTTCAGATTCCAAATATGCAGGCACAGCTGTGTTTGTAAAGAAGATGTTTGAGCCAAAGAAAGTGTCATTCAACTTGGATAGAACAT CTTCCAAGCATGAATCGGACGGTCGTGTCATCATTGTAGAATTTGAATCATTGCTGTTACTAAACACATATGCTCCAAATAATGGGTGGAAAGAGGAGGAAAATTCAtttcaaagaagaagaaagtggGATAAGAGAATGTTCGAGTTTGTTCAACAAGTAGACAAGCCCTTCATCTGGTGTGGAGACTTGAATGTCAG CcatgaagaaatcgacgtcAGCCATCCTGACTTTTTTAGCAGTGCTAAGCTCAATGGATATATTCCTCCAAATAAAGAG GACTGTGGGCAGCCAGGATTCACTCTTGCAGAAAGACAGCGGTTTGGCAATATATTGTCCCA GGAAACAGTACTGGCAGCTGTCTCTGGACTTTCTCaagaagagttttga